The Capsicum annuum cultivar UCD-10X-F1 chromosome 3, UCD10Xv1.1, whole genome shotgun sequence genomic sequence AAACGAGGCCTAATTGATTTGTTTGATTGCTTGTCGCTTTTCTGTTTCtccttttgaaaattttgatatatcaATTCCAACACTTGCAGAATtaaaggggtcgtttggttgacGGTTAGAGTTACATAGGTTAGTAATGCAGGGATTAGTTATGTAGGATTTAATAATTCATgtattaggggtcgtttggtagctGGTTAGAACTATACAGGTATTAGTAATGCAGAGATTAGTTATGCGGGAATTTATGTATTAATTTAAGCAATATTTGTTATGTAGTGttaagttattcatgtattaattcATGCTTCGACTTTGATCTTTATGGACTAGCACCAAGATCGAGGATTTAATGTCTGCATAACTCAACTACAAGCAACCCTTTAGTTATTCCATCTTCTACCCTTTACATAGAAAAGTGTGGAGGACGTGAATTAAGGTAGAAAATTAGTAGGTAAGAGTGCGTCCATGCCAGTAAGTAGGGGTGCTTTGTTTTGTGGTCCGTATTGGTAATCGTGGGCTTGCGCTTGTAGTTTCTTATTCTTGGAGTTTGGTGATGGTTGTTGTTTCGGGTAGATCGgttatagtattattttatggTAGTCTTGATTCTAACactatttgttgttttctttctacATATTGTTGCTTGCTCTTATATAATGTTTTTTTCTAGAATGTTTTTTATCTTGAGCTGGGGCTCTATCGGAAATAGTTTCTCTACCACACCTCTGAGGTAATAGACGGGCTGCATACACTTTAGCCTCTCctgaccccactttgtgggaatacattgcgtatgttgttgttgtagatttCCTCATAACTATCATGTGGGATTGTAAACGAGTAACCAAACACCGTACTTGGTGTGTTGAATTTTAATATAGCAAGTAAAATTCTACCAAACATGGTACTAGTTATGCCAgttttaatacatgaataatcCATTTTCTAACCAAACACTCCCTAAGTAAACTATTAACTATTTTCATTCACCAATACAAGTAGTAATAATGTAAGCAGGTTAGTTTAAAAGCAAACTTTTGTGTTAATATCAAAACTTTTGGCCAATAACAAATCCATCAAAGTGATCCAAGTCATCCAACTATAATGCATCTAATAGGTACTCCAATATTGTTGCTTTAGTTTGTATATTTTTTCgtaattgttgtttattatgacaTTGTTCAATCTGTTGTTACACTTATGGGCTTAATGAGATTATCTTGAAGCCTTCATAGTTAGAAAATTTGATTTACTTGAAAATTATGATGTGGAAATCAAATGAATGATGCAGTAGATCTACTATGACGCCATGAGGCTATGGCATCCTCAATCAACCGACAGGAAACTGATTGGAAATATGCGTACTTCTAGTATTTTAACATGACGATTAGTGAAAGTATGAAGTGGAAGGCGAAATTTATGCTTTCAACTGAAAAATACTGCCTTTTTCTTTTGCCAAATTCAAGATCAATGTGGCAAACACCTATGACTTAAAAGCTGCTTCCTTAATTCCATCGACTCATGAAAGCTATCTCTGTTGGTAGAGCCCCTGTATCCTAATGTTTAATGATctacttctttccacttccacaACTGGACAGTCTCTGATTTCTCCACATCACATACTGAGAAAGTCACTGTTCATGAATTTGCTGATACCAATTTTAGTTCGACTAGGGGACTAGAAAAAATCCTAAAACTGAAATGTGCTATGCCGCATGAACTCAAGTGTAGTTGCATAAACTAGTCGCTGAAGCAAGATCTAATTTTGAAGTTTCCTTATCCAATTCCTTTTGCATTCTTGGAAACGCCTCTATGCTTTTGATTTCACGAACATTGTGTTTGAAGCATAAGTAGTGTGAAACCAACAACCCTTTTGTTCTCCAAGTGGATACCTCTTTTCTCTATCGAAGTTACATTCTTTTAGGACCCAAATATCTGAAAGCTGCCATTTGGTTTGGCATTACTTCTTGCCTCAggctttcattttcttcattagGACTTTGACTAAATTCTGTTTCTTTTATAGTGTAGTTTATTAGTGTGTCTGTCCTCGGTTTGTATTTCTCCTTTGAGGGCCCAGATCATGTTCTTTTTGCATCGATAAATTTGAGTCTAACCTGGAATGTTTCTACGTAAAGGATTTGTTTCATTGGTCTCGCGTTCCTACTGTTTCTTCCTTAATGAATAAAAGGAAGGTTAAGCAGTGATGAAGCTTACTGCTTGAAATAGCAATCCtccctatcttttttttttttcaaaagatccTGCTTAATGACCAATAGCAGAAATTTCAGttctttggtttttatttttgtggtttCAGGATTAATTTGACATTTTGGGATGAGTTGGCTAATGTTGCCAATCAACATATAGAGAAAGGACAGCAGATATATGTCTCTGGTCGCCTAATCTCAGATACAGTTGAAGGAGATGATGGGAAAGAACAGATTTATTATAAGGTTGctttacttatatttttctttgggtgtTATAGTGACATCATGTTTGTCCTCTACCTGATTGACTGTGAACTTTTACGTTCTTTTTTGGCAGGTGGTCGTTCAGCAATTGAATTTTGTAGAAAAGAACTCTCCTCCTATTGCCCCTTATAATGGGGACTCTAATTCCATGGCACCACGTAAATAACACTTACCTAAGAACTGTGTTTACTGCTAGAGATGGATGCACATTTTTGTGGAGTCAAATTTCCAAGAGGTTTCCATTTGTGGGTTTGCAGGTAAAAAGCAAAACAACTATGCTGGAAATACCACTGGATCCACAGAGGAGCTATGGCAAGCTTTCTTTGCTAATCCACTGGAATGGTGGGATAATAGGAAGAACAAGGTAACCCAGAAAGCAATTCTTAAAAAGACAAACAAAAAGTTGTCGATTGTCGTAGCATCACTTGTTGGCTTAGTGTCCTTGCATCATAATTAAATTGCAGTTTTATACTTTAGTCTTTGCTGGTGTATGTATAATACACGTGACACGCTTGTGGCAGAATTGAGCTTGTGAATGCCATATGCTTCATCTAGTGTAactccatttttggggtaaaatttAGTGGTAATTCTGTGATAAAAAAGGTGTAGTTTGCTTGGGAGCATGGAAGACAAACTAAAAGCAAAAGATAGTCTGAATGTTTCATGAACCTATCAAATGGAAAAACGAAATACTGTTTCAAATGTAAGAATGCTGAACTTGggtgttcaaatttcaagttGCTGCCgtgtgactaggaggtcacgggtCAAGCCTTGGGAACAGCCTCTCGCAGTactgcaaggtaaggctgcatacaatagatCCTTGCGgtcgggcccttccccggacTCTGTGCATAGCGAGAGCTTTAGTACACCGGGCTGCCCTCAAGGAATAACATCTCTCACGTTACAAATACTCTGTAATATTATTTGCTTTGACAGAGGAGTCCAAACTATCCAGACTTCAAGCACAAAGATACAGGTGAAGCATTGTGGGTAGAAGGCAGGTATAATCCAACATGGGTGAAATCTCAACTTGCAGTACTGGATTCAAAGATGGAATCTTTTCATGATCAAAATGACAGCAGAAATGCAGATCTCATGTTCATGGATAATTTCCAATTTTAGGTGATCCCCATTTGATTTTGGCTGTACTTTCAAATATTCTCTCTTGTATAGGTTTGTTCCTTCCTATAGGAACATAAGTTTTGTGTTACTTGTTTGCTAGTACTGCTGTTCAAGGAATTTAGATTTTCACTGTAAGTCTTTGAGTTGTTGTAAGCTAACAAGAAGAATGAATGCTGTCAGCTTCACATTGTCACATTCTTCAGCATCCTTTGGGTACCAGGAGTACATGGTCTTCTCCCTTGTCATGAaaatagtactccctccatttcaatttgttttcttattttcgtTTTTACTCTATTTCTAAGAAAtgcctttttttctttcttgacaACTCTTTAGTTCTAACTTTTCATGTGGCGTGTTTTAGAAGGATTAGAAGACATTTTCGTACATTCTTCGTATCTTTACTTTATGACCAAAAGATTGAAaagttttctttactttttaaaatgTAAGTGTCAGGTCAAAATCCGACAACTAATAAGTTGAAAAGGAAGAAGTATATTTAACTAGCATCTGGGGTCAAACGAACAGATATCGGCAGGATGCCGGGGCAATCACTGGAACAAGGGAAGATTGATTCGTGTTCTTAGAAATCGTACGAGAATAGAATTTGATATATCTGCGACGTGCGCCTGGATGGAGAAGCCGTGCCATCAATTACGGGACAATATTTTCATGATcgagaagaataaaaagaaatctACACGCTGGTCAAAGTATTACTTACACTGCGGGATGGACGCCTTGTTCAATAATTCAATTAATTAGAATCTGGAAATTTGAAAACAAGATCACACACATCTCAACATTTGTAACTGACTCCACGACTTTGAGTTGAACTTCAAAATAGAAGCAATATACTTGGATAGGAATTGGTATTTAAAATTAAGATTACCATTAGCTATGTTTTTCTAATGCACGTCACAATTCGTTAAGAGTCATCACAATTAAACAAAACAAACGATGAATTTATTGATCTTTTTCCTGTTTTTGAACTATAGAGGATGGAGGGTGGGGGTAATTATCAATCAACATAAGATGTGCCGTGGTACTAACATTTTGTATTCTTCCCgtatatatatacttgtaaacaatacacatcaaactcttccaaaaaagaaaaaactttttgtACAAGTAGATCTAGATCTATTCCATGCAACAGAAGATTAACGTTACAAAACTGAAATGATCATCATCACAGACGGATCAATATCCTCAGCCTTGTCTTGTTCATTGTAGCACGTCTGTATGTACGATTGTACGTATCACGTATGTATGTATTTCCATGTTTCTTGAAAATCCCAATTATAAGCTTCTGCTTTATAATTATAAGGGTACTTTCATGAACCTCATGGCAAAGAGTCCAGCAACACATATAACTCCTTTTTTTAAGCCTTGTCCTATAGGCATGCTAAACCTTTTGCTTCAGATCCTTTCATTATTCTAAGCCTTCTGCATGAATTGATGAACATCTCCCATGGTACATCTCCAACTAGCATCCAATCACCATCTTTGTCTTCATAAGTTGGTGCATAATCAGATCCATTGTATCCTTCTCTTTCTGAATATACCCCTGAAGTTATTCAACACAAAACATAAGATTTTCGGATCTAACACAAACAAACATATCGAAGtactatttaatttatattatatacaCTGCATGTGTAACGAAATTACTGAAACTTACCAATAGTGCACTTGAACATGTTTTGTAAAGCCTTGAGTAGCTCTGGGTAGCTTTTGTAAATCTTAAGGTCAATTTTTCTCAAATAAGGTGCTCCATCCATACTAACTTTTAAGTACATCCCTAAAGAAGTATCAGATTCTGGTTTCTTGGCTTGTACGATATTCTTCCTGTAAGATCGAACTGGTGGCCAACCAACAACTTGTGCtctgaaattattaaaaaaaaaatcttgttaaAACCCGATCTATATAACAATATTCAAATCAACCaagaaaaagagcaaaaaaatgtaaaaatagttCAACAACACTTACTTTGGTGCAGGAGGAGCGTACTCTTGTTGTTCATTTTCGGTTACACAAGATGAGTTATTATCATCCATCTCCGATAAAGGtctttttttgctatttttagcACTATTTGAGGTAGAAGATTGTTTCTCTGATTCATCTAGTCCAGGCAAACCTAATCTTAATTCAGTTGCCTCAAGATTCAGATCCTTCTCGTAAATCGCTCTTCGTCTTTCCATCTCCAAACAATTTATTTTCCTCCTGTAGTTCTTGAGCGGTCTGCTGTATGTTAACCGATTAGTGATACACTTAAGGAAATTGCAGAGTACTTCTGGTAATGAAGAGTTATTAGTTGTTTTGCAAATTGCAAGTTgtgaatgatg encodes the following:
- the LOC107863843 gene encoding protein OSB2, chloroplastic encodes the protein MALEQTLAFTNPFFSSTPKTPFNTTHIPTKSLSFPLFSKLTWGSCRIRCSFDYNSSVNGNVEVYEYERYATGFSQYPRPSEIQWKKELCNSVQLIGNVALPVQIKHLNSGKVVAWTRLAVRKSQNDTTWINLTFWDELANVANQHIEKGQQIYVSGRLISDTVEGDDGKEQIYYKVVVQQLNFVEKNSPPIAPYNGDSNSMAPRKKQNNYAGNTTGSTEELWQAFFANPLEWWDNRKNKRSPNYPDFKHKDTGEALWVEGRYNPTWVKSQLAVLDSKMESFHDQNDSRNADLMFMDNFQF
- the LOC107863844 gene encoding auxin-induced protein 22D — encoded protein: MERRRAIYEKDLNLEATELRLGLPGLDESEKQSSTSNSAKNSKKRPLSEMDDNNSSCVTENEQQEYAPPAPKAQVVGWPPVRSYRKNIVQAKKPESDTSLGMYLKVSMDGAPYLRKIDLKIYKSYPELLKALQNMFKCTIGVYSEREGYNGSDYAPTYEDKDGDWMLVGDVPWEMFINSCRRLRIMKGSEAKGLACL